From the Lysobacter sp. FW306-1B-D06B genome, one window contains:
- the wrbA gene encoding NAD(P)H:quinone oxidoreductase, producing the protein MPEILVLYYSRGGSVARLARQIARGIGEVEGVSARIRTVPPVAAVTQAAAPPVPEDGAPYVEPRDLVECAGLALGSPTRFGNMAAPVKHWLDGLVGEWTSGTLVGKPAAVFTSTATMHGGQESTLLTMMVPLLHHGCVLMGIPYTEPALSTTRSGGTPYGASHVAGNDDDPQPTDEEAQLARALGRRLATLVAKVAA; encoded by the coding sequence ATGCCCGAGATCCTGGTGCTCTACTACAGCCGCGGCGGTTCCGTGGCACGGTTGGCGCGACAGATTGCGCGCGGCATCGGCGAGGTCGAGGGCGTGAGCGCGCGCATCCGCACCGTGCCACCCGTGGCCGCTGTCACGCAGGCCGCCGCGCCGCCGGTGCCGGAAGACGGTGCCCCGTATGTCGAACCACGCGATCTGGTCGAATGCGCCGGACTCGCGCTCGGCAGCCCGACGCGCTTCGGCAACATGGCCGCGCCGGTGAAGCACTGGCTCGACGGCCTGGTCGGCGAATGGACCAGCGGCACGCTGGTGGGCAAGCCCGCGGCGGTGTTCACCTCCACCGCGACCATGCATGGCGGCCAGGAATCCACTCTGCTGACGATGATGGTGCCCCTGCTGCACCACGGCTGCGTGTTGATGGGCATTCCCTATACCGAGCCCGCGCTGAGCACCACGCGCAGCGGCGGCACGCCCTACGGCGCCTCGCACGTGGCCGGCAACGACGACGACCCGCAGCCGACCGATGAAGAGGCGCAGCTGGCGCGCGCGCTCGGCC
- a CDS encoding YihY family inner membrane protein, whose protein sequence is MDPLDTLYRWSERARDRARVGTFFRFLARRFLEDNLFQAAGALAYTTVFALVPLSMVVFGVLSAFPVFGEWSDKLSDYIFSNFVPSAARSVEAYLKQFSANAGQLTAAGVIALVVSLLITLNGVESAFNRIWRVKSGRPRIGRFLVYWTVLTLGALMAAASLALSAKFFAMSMFETEAGRTLQTAMLRLSPMTLEFLAFAAIYRVVPHRTIHWRHAFAGAALAAVLFEIVKWGISLYLGNFGSYSKIYGTLAFVPIFLLWIYMSWVAILLGASLASSMSEFRYQPVGMRLPLGFEIYGLLRLLARFDEARKHGRGLHSDQIENLEPMLTDALVQQMLAQLDTINVVRRAETGEWILSRDLDELSLAELYEACQLRIPVAEAVLPCRDDSLGRSAIAALDELRLPLRELLKRRASSIHADEV, encoded by the coding sequence ATGGACCCGCTGGATACCTTGTACCGATGGAGCGAACGCGCGCGCGACCGCGCCCGCGTCGGCACCTTCTTCCGTTTCCTCGCGCGGCGTTTCCTCGAGGACAACCTGTTCCAGGCGGCGGGCGCGCTGGCCTACACGACGGTGTTCGCGCTGGTGCCGCTGTCGATGGTGGTCTTCGGCGTGCTGTCGGCGTTCCCGGTGTTCGGCGAATGGAGCGACAAGCTCAGCGACTACATCTTCTCCAACTTCGTGCCCAGTGCGGCGCGGTCGGTGGAGGCGTACCTGAAGCAGTTCTCGGCCAACGCAGGCCAGCTCACCGCCGCAGGCGTGATCGCGCTGGTGGTGTCGCTGCTGATCACGCTTAACGGCGTGGAGTCGGCGTTCAACCGGATCTGGCGGGTGAAGTCGGGGCGCCCGCGGATCGGACGTTTCCTCGTGTACTGGACGGTGCTGACCCTCGGCGCGCTGATGGCCGCCGCCAGCCTGGCGTTGTCGGCGAAGTTCTTCGCGATGTCGATGTTCGAAACCGAAGCCGGTCGAACGCTGCAGACCGCGATGCTGCGCCTGTCGCCGATGACGCTGGAGTTCCTCGCCTTCGCGGCCATCTACCGCGTCGTTCCGCATCGCACGATCCACTGGCGCCACGCCTTCGCCGGCGCGGCGCTGGCGGCGGTGTTGTTCGAAATCGTGAAGTGGGGCATCAGCCTGTACCTGGGCAACTTCGGCTCCTACTCGAAGATCTACGGCACGCTGGCCTTCGTGCCGATCTTCCTGCTGTGGATCTACATGAGCTGGGTGGCGATCCTGCTGGGCGCGTCGCTGGCCTCGTCGATGTCCGAGTTCCGCTATCAGCCCGTCGGCATGCGCCTGCCGCTGGGCTTCGAGATCTACGGCCTGCTGCGGCTGCTCGCGCGTTTCGACGAAGCGCGAAAGCACGGGCGCGGGCTGCACAGCGACCAGATCGAGAACCTGGAGCCCATGCTGACCGATGCGCTGGTGCAGCAGATGCTGGCGCAGCTGGACACGATCAACGTGGTGCGCCGTGCCGAGACCGGCGAATGGATACTCTCCCGCGATCTGGACGAACTCTCCCTGGCCGAGCTGTACGAAGCCTGCCAGTTGCGAATCCCCGTCGCCGAAGCGGTGCTGCCGTGCCGTGACGATTCCCTGGGGCGCTCGGCCATCGCCGCGCTCGACGAACTGCGCCTTCCCCTGCGCGAGCTGCTCAAGCGGCGCGCATCCTCCATCCATGCCGACGAGGTCTGA
- a CDS encoding TlpA disulfide reductase family protein, whose translation MSSRVPTVSLLVVALAAAMLLAACKQKPADTDLAAPQTPADTGALTLPQPAEQPRTESDVDVPKLTIATVDGQQYDLAARRGKWVVVNFWATWCKPCLKEMPELSALDAMREHIEVVGLAYEDITPDDMKVFLKLHPVVYPIAVVDTFNPPADFATPRGLPMTYLIAPDGKVADKFLGPITAKDIEAAITKAGGPKAGQS comes from the coding sequence ATGTCCAGCCGTGTGCCCACGGTTTCCCTCCTTGTCGTCGCGCTCGCTGCGGCGATGCTGCTTGCCGCGTGCAAGCAAAAGCCCGCCGACACCGACCTGGCCGCGCCGCAAACGCCCGCCGACACCGGCGCGCTGACCCTGCCGCAACCCGCCGAACAGCCGCGCACGGAAAGCGATGTCGACGTGCCCAAGCTCACCATCGCCACGGTCGATGGCCAGCAGTACGACTTGGCCGCGCGCCGGGGCAAGTGGGTGGTGGTGAACTTCTGGGCGACGTGGTGCAAGCCGTGCCTGAAGGAAATGCCCGAGTTGTCGGCGCTGGACGCGATGCGCGAGCACATCGAGGTCGTCGGCCTGGCCTACGAGGACATCACGCCGGACGACATGAAAGTGTTCCTGAAGCTGCACCCGGTGGTGTACCCGATCGCGGTGGTGGATACGTTCAACCCGCCGGCCGATTTCGCCACGCCGCGCGGATTGCCGATGACCTACCTGATCGCGCCGGACGGCAAGGTCGCCGACAAGTTCCTCGGTCCGATCACGGCCAAGGACATCGAAGCGGCGATCACGAAGGCCGGAGGGCCGAAGGCCGGGCAGTCGTGA
- a CDS encoding acylphosphatase, with product MSAARFIVSGKVQGVFFRASAREEALRLGLRGCAKNLPDGRVEVIAAGEETALDDLAAWLREGPPMARVDDLERLPARDEEVGEGFTTA from the coding sequence GTGAGCGCGGCGCGCTTCATCGTCAGCGGCAAGGTGCAGGGCGTGTTCTTCCGCGCGTCCGCGCGCGAGGAAGCGCTGCGGCTGGGCCTGCGCGGCTGCGCGAAGAACCTGCCCGACGGCCGCGTCGAGGTGATCGCGGCAGGCGAGGAAACGGCCCTGGATGACCTCGCCGCCTGGCTGCGCGAAGGCCCGCCGATGGCGCGCGTGGACGATCTGGAACGCTTGCCCGCGCGCGATGAGGAAGTGGGCGAGGGCTTCACGACCGCGTGA
- a CDS encoding DUF695 domain-containing protein, with protein sequence MKHLLLVGLMLLPMSPATGATPMTVAQIVAADRWTLAEGECEGHPLFLRFREDFREHPDVSAYPHLMRVVWHYAPNAAGMPDRTASEQMGVFEDWLIAAVEPDQTAVLAAVITHDGDRQWLFYGADVRAFARALRAIPQGDVRLPIDVTTERDPDWTNLHEGTLSGLAG encoded by the coding sequence ATGAAGCATCTGCTGCTGGTCGGGCTGATGCTCCTGCCGATGTCGCCCGCCACGGGCGCCACGCCGATGACGGTGGCGCAGATCGTCGCCGCCGATCGCTGGACGCTGGCCGAAGGCGAATGCGAGGGGCATCCGCTGTTCCTGCGTTTCCGCGAGGACTTTCGCGAACACCCCGACGTGAGCGCCTACCCGCACCTGATGCGGGTGGTCTGGCACTACGCGCCCAATGCGGCCGGCATGCCCGACCGCACGGCCAGCGAACAGATGGGCGTGTTCGAGGATTGGCTCATCGCCGCGGTCGAACCGGACCAGACCGCCGTGCTCGCCGCCGTGATCACGCACGATGGCGATCGCCAATGGTTGTTCTACGGCGCCGACGTACGTGCGTTCGCGCGGGCACTGCGGGCGATTCCGCAGGGCGACGTGCGCCTGCCGATCGACGTCACCACCGAACGCGACCCGGACTGGACGAACCTGCACGAAGGCACGCTGTCGGGCCTGGCGGGTTGA
- the ppk2 gene encoding polyphosphate kinase 2 gives MAKLKRKEYDAALEPLQVELVEMARWLSDTGKRLVVLFEGRDTAGKGGAIDAIAEHLNPRQCRIVALPRPTEREMGQWYFQRYMPHLPGAGEIALFDRSWYNRAGVEKVMGYADTEQVRTFLRQAPVFEQLLVDDGIVLIKYWLCCDQAKQEERFAERLLDPLKRWKLSPIDVASREHYDDYTRAREAMLKATHTEHAPWTLVEFNDQRRGRLALIRNLLDRMPDKRVPEHTVEFPPLEGKPRKERYTVLKPIAPTRD, from the coding sequence ATGGCCAAGCTCAAGCGCAAGGAATACGACGCGGCGCTGGAGCCGTTGCAGGTCGAACTCGTCGAAATGGCGCGCTGGCTCAGCGACACCGGCAAGCGGCTGGTAGTGCTGTTCGAAGGTCGCGACACCGCCGGCAAGGGCGGCGCCATCGACGCCATCGCCGAGCACCTCAACCCGCGCCAATGCCGCATCGTCGCCCTGCCCCGCCCGACCGAGCGCGAGATGGGCCAGTGGTATTTCCAGCGCTACATGCCGCACCTTCCGGGTGCCGGCGAAATCGCGCTGTTCGACCGCAGCTGGTACAACCGCGCCGGCGTCGAGAAAGTGATGGGCTATGCCGACACCGAGCAGGTGCGCACGTTCCTGCGCCAGGCGCCGGTGTTCGAGCAACTGCTGGTGGACGACGGCATCGTGCTGATCAAGTACTGGCTGTGCTGCGACCAGGCCAAGCAGGAGGAGCGCTTCGCCGAACGTCTGCTCGATCCGCTCAAGCGCTGGAAGCTCTCGCCCATCGACGTCGCCTCGCGCGAGCATTACGACGACTACACCCGCGCCCGCGAAGCGATGCTCAAGGCCACCCACACCGAGCACGCGCCGTGGACGCTGGTCGAGTTCAACGACCAGCGGCGCGGTCGCCTGGCGCTGATCCGGAATCTGCTCGACCGCATGCCCGACAAGCGCGTGCCGGAGCACACGGTCGAGTTCCCGCCACTGGAAGGAAAGCCCCGGAAGGAGCGCTACACGGTACTCAAGCCCATCGCGCCGACGCGCGACTGA
- a CDS encoding helix-turn-helix transcriptional regulator, which translates to MPLDTTLRLLAKASGMSAADIATAIPRAGVATVSAWLKGEKLPGREQLDALARAFGVPAGALLAELASTFDPARTQGEHDLLAAYRALDTRQQGALLEVARSMAGTRKRTASASAAGTASRPRRRRSAG; encoded by the coding sequence ATGCCGCTGGACACCACCCTGCGTTTGCTCGCAAAAGCCAGCGGCATGAGCGCCGCCGACATCGCCACCGCGATCCCGCGCGCCGGCGTCGCCACGGTCAGCGCCTGGCTCAAGGGCGAGAAGCTGCCCGGGCGCGAACAGCTCGACGCCCTGGCGCGCGCATTCGGCGTACCGGCCGGCGCACTGCTCGCCGAACTGGCCAGCACCTTCGATCCCGCGCGCACCCAGGGCGAACACGACCTGCTCGCCGCCTACCGTGCGCTCGACACGCGCCAGCAGGGCGCGCTGCTGGAAGTCGCGCGCAGCATGGCCGGCACGCGCAAGCGCACGGCATCGGCGAGTGCGGCCGGCACGGCCTCGCGTCCACGCCGCCGGCGGAGCGCCGGGTGA
- the moaB gene encoding molybdenum cofactor biosynthesis protein B, which yields MTATAELIPLNLCVLTVSDTRTLAEDSSGDYLVQALTDAGHRLAERALLRDDRYQLRAVVSRWIADEGVDGVLVTGGTGFTGRDSTPEALLPLLDKEMPGFGELFRAVSFDEIGTSTLQSRAFAGLANGTFVFALPGSTSACRTAWEKIIHAQLDSRTKPCNLATLRPRLRER from the coding sequence ATGACCGCCACCGCAGAATTGATCCCGCTGAACCTGTGCGTGCTTACCGTGTCCGACACGCGCACGCTGGCCGAGGACAGCTCGGGCGATTACCTCGTGCAGGCGCTTACCGACGCCGGACATCGCCTCGCCGAACGCGCGCTGCTGCGCGACGACCGCTATCAGCTGCGCGCGGTCGTCTCGCGCTGGATCGCCGACGAGGGCGTCGATGGCGTGCTGGTCACCGGCGGCACCGGCTTCACCGGTCGCGACTCCACGCCCGAAGCGCTGCTGCCGCTGCTCGACAAGGAAATGCCCGGCTTCGGCGAGCTGTTCCGTGCGGTCAGCTTCGACGAGATCGGCACCTCGACATTGCAGTCGCGCGCCTTCGCGGGGCTGGCGAACGGCACGTTCGTGTTCGCGCTGCCGGGCTCGACCTCGGCCTGCCGCACCGCGTGGGAGAAGATCATCCACGCGCAGCTGGATTCGCGCACCAAGCCCTGCAACCTGGCCACGCTGCGCCCGCGCCTGCGCGAACGCTGA
- a CDS encoding UDP-N-acetylglucosamine-peptide N-acetylglucosaminyltransferase translates to MNHAADPRVELRRALERNPGDGFAWILLAEHELDHGDAVAGEAAARRALALRPGHPEALARLGRAQWMQGRRAEAVASLRAAADNAPDHPGIAVWLGHALEDTGEAEPAADAYARAHALAPDEPQIAAYLLAWRRRLCDWRDLDALAAQVREAVNRGTAAVEPFAFLSEDASAAEQLRCARLRAGEIARQTRPLPPAPARNRERLRVGFLSNGFGAHPTGLLTVALFEQLRELDSLDLHLFALNEDDGSPIRRRLHAAAHTLHDVSRQPHARIAQRIREADIDVLFDLRGWGGGGTPEVLAMRPARVQVNWLAYPGTSGAPWIDLVLADGFVLPESMTRDFSENIVRLPRCFQPSDTTRAIHAPPSRTECGLPERDHKGGGVVLCCFNNSYKLNPRSMARAFAVLRDVPGSVLWLLSGPGRADARLRAAAQAQGVDPQRLVFMPKQPHADYMARLQHADLFLDTGPYNAHTTASDALWAGCPVLTRPGETFAARVAGSLNHHLGMQAMNVDSDEAFVARAVSLARDPQALQALRAELAQRRREGGLFDMAGFARDFTDAVQRMASSPNVKE, encoded by the coding sequence ATGAACCACGCCGCCGATCCGCGCGTCGAACTGCGCCGCGCTCTGGAGCGCAACCCGGGCGACGGCTTCGCCTGGATCCTGCTGGCCGAGCACGAACTCGACCACGGTGATGCCGTCGCCGGCGAAGCGGCGGCGCGGCGCGCGCTCGCGTTGCGCCCGGGCCATCCGGAAGCCCTGGCGCGGCTGGGCCGCGCGCAATGGATGCAGGGCCGCCGCGCGGAGGCCGTCGCCAGCCTGCGCGCCGCCGCCGACAACGCGCCGGACCATCCCGGCATCGCCGTGTGGCTCGGCCATGCGCTGGAAGACACCGGCGAAGCCGAACCCGCCGCCGACGCCTACGCGCGTGCGCATGCGCTGGCGCCGGACGAACCGCAGATCGCCGCGTACCTGCTGGCATGGCGGCGACGCCTGTGCGACTGGCGCGACCTCGACGCCCTCGCCGCACAGGTGCGCGAGGCCGTGAACCGGGGCACCGCCGCGGTGGAACCCTTCGCCTTCCTCAGCGAGGACGCCAGCGCTGCGGAGCAACTGCGCTGCGCGCGTCTGCGCGCCGGCGAGATCGCACGACAGACGCGCCCCTTGCCGCCCGCGCCGGCGCGAAATCGCGAACGACTGCGCGTCGGTTTCCTTTCCAACGGCTTCGGCGCGCATCCGACCGGGTTACTGACGGTCGCGCTGTTCGAACAACTGCGTGAACTGGATTCACTCGACCTGCATCTGTTCGCGCTGAACGAAGACGACGGCAGCCCGATCCGCCGTCGACTGCACGCCGCGGCGCACACGCTGCACGACGTGTCGCGGCAACCGCACGCGCGCATCGCACAGCGCATCCGCGAAGCCGACATCGACGTCCTGTTCGACCTGCGCGGCTGGGGCGGCGGCGGCACGCCGGAAGTGCTGGCGATGCGTCCGGCGCGCGTGCAGGTGAACTGGCTCGCCTATCCCGGCACGTCGGGCGCGCCATGGATCGACCTCGTGCTGGCCGATGGCTTCGTGTTGCCGGAGTCGATGACGCGCGACTTCAGCGAGAACATCGTGCGATTGCCGCGCTGCTTCCAGCCGTCCGACACGACGCGGGCGATTCACGCGCCGCCCTCGCGCACGGAATGCGGGCTTCCCGAACGCGACCACAAAGGTGGCGGCGTCGTGCTGTGCTGCTTCAACAACAGCTACAAGCTCAATCCACGCAGCATGGCGCGCGCGTTCGCGGTCCTGCGCGACGTTCCCGGCAGCGTGCTGTGGCTGCTCTCCGGCCCGGGCCGCGCCGATGCGCGCCTGCGCGCGGCCGCGCAGGCGCAGGGCGTGGATCCGCAGCGCCTGGTGTTCATGCCCAAGCAGCCGCATGCCGACTACATGGCACGCCTGCAGCACGCCGACCTGTTCCTCGACACCGGACCGTACAACGCGCACACCACCGCATCCGACGCGCTGTGGGCCGGCTGTCCCGTGCTGACGCGACCGGGCGAAACCTTTGCCGCGCGCGTGGCCGGCAGCCTCAACCATCATCTGGGAATGCAGGCGATGAACGTCGACAGCGACGAAGCGTTCGTCGCCCGCGCGGTTTCACTGGCGCGCGATCCACAGGCATTGCAGGCGCTGCGCGCGGAACTGGCACAACGTCGGCGTGAAGGTGGGCTGTTCGACATGGCCGGCTTCGCCCGAGATTTCACCGACGCCGTGCAGCGCATGGCATCGTCCCCCAACGTGAAGGAGTAG
- a CDS encoding GNAT family N-acetyltransferase, with protein MPLAIKRVTLDDLDTVVPLFDAYRRFYAQPSDEARGRRFLEARLLTEESVILLASDDGRALGFTQLYPTFSSVRTGRLWILNDLYVDADARRGGVGKALLDAAADFARADGAVGITLETTQDNATARALYRAAGWEEAQTQWYSLSFAPAALAPHDELVFSYGTLQHVDVQRRLFGRSFVGTADALPGYRMDWLEERDSAAVDASGVVRHPVVHATGDAADRVPGMVLRLSGAELERADAYEAGDYRRVRVRLASGLEAWLYEAA; from the coding sequence ATGCCCCTCGCGATCAAGCGCGTCACCCTCGACGACCTCGACACGGTCGTCCCGCTGTTCGACGCCTACCGCCGCTTCTACGCACAGCCCTCGGACGAGGCGCGCGGCCGTCGTTTCCTCGAAGCGCGGCTGCTCACGGAAGAATCGGTGATCCTGCTGGCCAGCGACGACGGCCGGGCGCTCGGTTTCACCCAGCTCTACCCGACGTTCTCCTCGGTACGCACCGGGCGGCTGTGGATCCTCAACGACCTTTACGTCGATGCCGACGCGCGCCGCGGCGGTGTCGGCAAGGCGCTGCTGGACGCGGCGGCGGATTTCGCCAGGGCCGACGGCGCGGTCGGAATCACGCTGGAAACCACGCAGGACAACGCGACCGCTCGCGCGCTGTACCGCGCGGCCGGATGGGAAGAAGCGCAGACGCAGTGGTACTCGCTGTCGTTCGCGCCGGCCGCACTCGCGCCGCACGACGAGCTGGTCTTCTCCTACGGCACGCTTCAACACGTCGACGTGCAGCGCCGCCTGTTCGGCCGCAGCTTCGTCGGCACGGCCGACGCATTGCCGGGTTACCGCATGGACTGGCTGGAAGAACGCGATTCCGCCGCCGTAGACGCCAGCGGCGTGGTGCGACATCCCGTCGTGCATGCGACGGGCGACGCCGCCGATCGCGTGCCGGGCATGGTGCTGCGCCTGAGCGGCGCCGAACTGGAGCGCGCCGACGCCTACGAAGCCGGCGACTATCGCCGCGTACGCGTGCGCCTGGCATCCGGCCTGGAAGCGTGGCTCTACGAAGCCGCCTGA
- the prfA gene encoding peptide chain release factor 1, whose product MTPTLRRKLEALAERREELERLLSDAGVIADADRFRRFSREFAQLEPVANALKAEAQAKADLAAAEAMREDPELAGLAQEEIAAAHERLERLDAELLAHLIPKDTRDEGDLYLEVRAGTGGDEAAIFAGDLFRMYARYAERQGWKVEIESSSPGEHGGFKEVIARVEGRGAYSRLKFESGTHRVQRVPETESQGRIHTSAATVAIIPLEAEGEPIQINPADLKVDTFRSSGAGGQHVNKTESAIRITHVPSGVVVESQTERSQHANRDKAMKRLSAILAEAQAAKAAAAQAATRKLQVGSGDRSQRIRTYNFPQGRITDHRVEGLTLYDLPNVIQGDMDELVGRLQHEHQADELARLTHEA is encoded by the coding sequence ATGACCCCTACCCTGCGTCGCAAACTGGAAGCCCTCGCCGAACGCCGCGAGGAACTCGAACGCCTGCTCTCCGACGCCGGCGTGATCGCCGACGCGGACCGCTTCCGCCGCTTCTCGCGCGAGTTCGCGCAGCTCGAACCGGTGGCCAACGCGCTGAAGGCCGAAGCGCAGGCCAAGGCCGACCTCGCCGCCGCCGAAGCGATGCGCGAGGATCCCGAGCTGGCCGGACTCGCACAGGAAGAAATCGCCGCCGCGCACGAACGCCTGGAGCGCCTGGACGCCGAACTGCTCGCGCACCTCATCCCGAAGGACACGCGCGACGAAGGCGATCTCTACCTGGAAGTGCGCGCCGGCACCGGCGGCGACGAAGCGGCGATCTTCGCCGGCGACCTGTTCCGCATGTACGCGCGCTACGCGGAGCGGCAAGGCTGGAAGGTCGAAATCGAATCCAGCAGCCCCGGCGAGCACGGCGGCTTCAAGGAAGTCATCGCGCGCGTGGAAGGCCGCGGCGCGTACTCTCGTTTGAAGTTCGAATCGGGCACACACCGCGTGCAGCGCGTACCGGAAACCGAATCGCAGGGCCGTATCCATACCTCGGCGGCGACGGTGGCGATCATCCCGCTGGAAGCCGAGGGTGAGCCGATCCAGATCAATCCCGCCGACCTGAAGGTCGACACGTTCCGTTCCAGCGGCGCGGGCGGACAGCACGTCAACAAGACCGAATCGGCGATCCGCATCACCCACGTTCCCAGTGGCGTGGTGGTGGAAAGCCAGACCGAACGCAGCCAGCACGCCAACCGCGACAAGGCGATGAAGCGCCTGAGCGCGATCCTGGCCGAAGCGCAGGCCGCCAAGGCCGCCGCCGCGCAGGCCGCCACGCGCAAGTTGCAGGTCGGCAGCGGCGACCGCAGCCAGCGCATCCGCACCTACAACTTCCCGCAGGGCCGCATCACCGACCACCGCGTGGAAGGGCTCACCTTGTACGACCTGCCGAACGTGATCCAGGGCGACATGGACGAACTGGTCGGCCGCTTGCAGCACGAGCACCAGGCGGACGAACTGGCGCGGCTGACACACGAAGCCTGA
- the hemA gene encoding glutamyl-tRNA reductase, with product MSLFVLGINHQTAPVSLRERVAFSADTVPAALDALKTLPQVHEVALLSTCNRTELYAVSHDDGQALADWLATHPDDVGDLHAYLYRHRDADAVRHLFRVATGLDSLVLGEPQILGQVKDAWATARSAGTLGSQLDRLFQHAFSTAKRARTDTRIGANPVSVASAAVRLAQESFARLEDSTVLMIGAGETIELAARHLVQARAKRLLVANRTLAHAQELASRHGGFALPLSEIDKHLGEADVVISATASRDPILGRAQVAAALAPRKHRPMLLLDLAVPRDIAPDVAELKDVFLYTVDDLERAIEDNRRSRREAATEAEAIVEMQVARFTETLAASTRTEPLKRLRAHGEAAKTDVLAKAQQQLAAGQDPAQVLNFLAHTLTNRLLHAPTVALREAALTGNADLGRAAEKLFAARDDANGTGEDREA from the coding sequence ATGAGTTTGTTCGTACTAGGCATCAATCACCAGACCGCGCCGGTCAGCCTGCGCGAACGCGTGGCGTTCTCGGCCGATACGGTCCCCGCCGCGCTGGATGCCTTGAAGACCTTGCCGCAGGTGCACGAAGTCGCCCTGCTCTCCACCTGCAATCGCACCGAGCTGTACGCCGTTTCCCATGACGACGGCCAGGCGCTCGCCGACTGGCTGGCCACGCACCCCGACGACGTCGGCGACCTGCATGCCTACCTCTACCGCCACCGCGATGCCGACGCCGTCCGCCACCTGTTCCGCGTCGCGACCGGATTGGACTCGCTGGTGCTGGGCGAGCCGCAGATCCTGGGCCAGGTGAAGGACGCCTGGGCCACCGCCCGCAGTGCCGGCACGCTGGGCAGCCAGCTCGACCGCCTGTTCCAGCACGCCTTCAGCACCGCCAAGCGCGCGCGCACCGATACGCGCATCGGCGCCAATCCGGTGTCGGTCGCCTCTGCCGCCGTGCGTCTGGCGCAGGAGTCCTTCGCGCGTCTGGAAGACTCCACCGTGCTGATGATCGGCGCCGGCGAAACCATCGAACTGGCCGCGCGCCATCTCGTGCAGGCGCGCGCCAAGCGCCTGCTCGTCGCCAACCGCACGCTCGCCCATGCGCAGGAACTCGCCAGCCGCCACGGCGGTTTCGCCCTGCCGCTGAGCGAGATCGACAAACACCTGGGCGAAGCGGACGTGGTGATTTCCGCCACGGCCAGCCGCGATCCGATCCTGGGTCGCGCGCAGGTCGCCGCCGCGCTGGCTCCGCGCAAGCATCGGCCGATGCTGCTGCTCGACCTCGCCGTGCCGCGCGACATCGCGCCGGACGTGGCCGAGCTGAAGGACGTGTTCCTCTACACCGTCGACGACCTGGAACGCGCCATCGAAGACAACCGCCGCAGCCGACGCGAAGCAGCGACGGAAGCCGAGGCGATCGTCGAAATGCAGGTCGCGCGCTTCACCGAAACCCTGGCCGCCAGCACCCGCACCGAACCGCTCAAGCGCCTGCGCGCGCACGGCGAGGCGGCGAAGACCGACGTGCTGGCAAAAGCACAGCAGCAACTGGCCGCCGGGCAGGACCCGGCGCAGGTACTGAACTTCCTGGCGCACACGCTCACCAATCGCCTGCTGCACGCGCCGACCGTCGCGCTGCGCGAGGCCGCGCTGACGGGCAATGCCGATCTCGGACGCGCCGCGGAAAAGCTGTTCGCCGCCCGCGACGACGCCAATGGAACGGGCGAGGACCGGGAGGCCTAG